In the genome of Osmerus mordax isolate fOsmMor3 chromosome 10, fOsmMor3.pri, whole genome shotgun sequence, the window cgacaacaacaacatcactaCCTTAAGAAGGTTTACCGCTTAGAGCTAGAATACTATCGGTTAAACAGTGTTGCCGATTTAGCGACAATGCCGCTAGACTTAGCAACTTTTCAACTTCCCGTGacaggaaaaaaataataatctagcGACTTTCCCCTACTTGTTGGCCATCTCCGTTTTCGTTGTTGAGCAGCATAACAACTGTAATTGTCCTTCCGTGTTGTTCTAGCTGCATCATGTAGGTACAGCCATCGCTCCCAGATTCACTGTGTTTTCGTTTTGTTCATCTGGTtttgttctgttgttgttgttaatgcTGCTATTTAAAAAATCAACCCCTTaggatatttttattttttttatgttttaaggGTCACAGACACCGTGACCCTAACCACCAGGACATTCTACATTTTTTATCTTGTCGGATAACGGTCAGagctttttttttcaaaatgaaCATCCCTAGCACATACaagcttgtctctctctagctgttcacCTGAagagcttgtctctctctagctgctCACCTGAagagcttgtctctctctagctgttcacCTGAagagcttgtctctctctagctgctCACCTGAAGAGCTTGTCTCTCTAGCTGCTCACCTGAagagcttgtctctctctagctgctCACCTGAagagcttgtctctctctagctgctCAACCTGAagagcttgtctctctctagctgctCACCTGAagagcttgtctctctctagctgttcacCTGAagagcttgtctctctctagctgctCACCTGAagagcttgtctctctctagctgttcatCTGAAGagtttgtctctctctagctgttcacCTGAagagcttgtctctctctagctgctCACCTGAAGAGCTTGTCACTGATGAGCAGGGTGTCCACAGCCAAGGCGTCAGCAGCCTTCTCCACGTGGGCCAGCCTGCATCGTCACAACACAGACCATGTTAGAGAACAGCTCTCACAGGACCCAGAACACGCCCCTcagacacacccctcacactgtgtgtgtgtgtgtgtgactcacccgTAGAAGGCTCTGTCCGGCTCATGCTGCAGCATCTTGTAGAAGTCCTCCAGGGCTTTCACCTCCCCTGCAgcctgacagaacacacactaaTTATTAGGGTGGGGAagaatcgattcacatttgaatcgagattcacatcgattcacaaatgtaaaaaaaaaaaaaagtactgttattttatttaaaaaatattttcttataAAAAATTGCCAAAAAAACGTgaattgattttttttaatcaatttgtgaccccaagaatagtattcgaatcgtgaggtactaAAAGATACCACGTTCACCTCCGTGTTGAGCTGTTCTAAGCGATAGATCCGTAGACCTCTTCAGTATGGTATCCTTCTGTGGCAGGTTACACTGAGGTCTAAAGCATTTCCTTCAAACGGCCACTGCCAATGTTTCATAAACATCCCCAGCCCGCTAACATTGTCCCTGTCGCAGGTCACCCACCTTGGTGTCTGACAGTCTGCTGGTCACACTGGGGTCAGTCAGGATCTctacaggacaggacacagtAACACTTtactctctttttccttttattttgtaaaatatattttttaaatattattttattattgggcagtttaagtgaagtgtgacaggaaaggcagagagagagagagcgagagatagagagcgagagagagagagagagagagcgagagagagagagagagagagcgagagagagagagagagggagagagagagcgagagagagagagagagagagagagagagagagagagagcgagagataggcAGACCAGAGGCAGTGCTCTGCGCCTGTGATGATAGCAGGGCTCTGTGATGTGATGGTGGAGTCTCCCCTGTCTTCTCACCTTTCAGGGAGTACTTGTGTCCCGAGGAGGAGTGGACCATCATGAACTTGGGCCGGTTCTCCAGCAGCAGTTTGCAGTCCTGGCGCACAGCCTCTCGGAAAAGGAAGGTCATGAACTGCTCCTTCACAAAGCCAGGACTGGCCACCAGGATGCACTTCACCACTGGGGACAGACTGGGAGGtcagtccgtgtgtgtgtgtgtgtgtgtgtgtgtgtgtgtgtgtgtgtgtgtgtgtgtgtgtgtgtgtgtgtgtgtgtgtgtgtgagaggggcagggagaagtgtgtgtgagagagaggcagagagaggtgtgtgtgtgagagaggcagagagtgtctgtgtgtgtcaccgtcAAAGTTGATGTGTCTGAGGATCCCCTGCATCACAGCTTCATAGAACCTCTCCAGAGCCTggggaaagagacacacactgtcaacacacacacacacacacacacaccgtcccccgtccccccccgggGCTCGTGTCCAGACCTTGTCGTGCTGGGTGCAGCTGCCCCTCCTCTTGCGGGGGATGGTCACCTCCACCTTGGCCCTGAGCAGGGTCATGGCCGGGGTCACCAGCACAAGGTTAGCCAGCCCCTCCTGCATCACCACGGCCGCCACATCCGCCTTCTGGCTGGGGTCACACGCCTGCTCtgcgggggccaggggggccaggtTAGACCCAGGTACAGCACATCACTCAGAGTTACGGTATACGTTATCAGTTGGAAGCTAAATGTCAATAATCAAAACAAACGAAACATGCGAACAATCGTTAAACCACGCACCAAGGGCATTACTATAGTTACCGTTTTAGTTATTAGAATTGGAGAATCCTTTGTATACTAACACTTAGAAAGATATTGACGTGTGAACATTCATTGAACTTACCGATCCTGTCCAACACAACACTGTCCCACACCTTCTTAGCCAGAGTGAACTTCCTGTTCAGCTCAAGCTCTATGGTGTGATAGGCCcccatctggacacacacacgcacacacaccattgaacctgcaacctattGATGTGCAGTCTAATTCTCTACAGCTTCACTACAGATCACATGTCAACGGGTTTGAACGGTGTCAGATGTAAACGGGTGGTGTTTGAACGGTGTCAGACCTTCACATACGGGTTCTCCAGGAGGTTGGTTCCCTTCACCCTCAGCTGGCAGGCCTGGGAGTCAAAGTCGATGGTCTCCACACACACGGTGAGGGTGGTGCGGACCCTGGAGCTGCCCACGCTGCCGGTGGAGGACTCAGTCTGCACCTTCCTGAGCACACACAATCACCAGGGGTCAGGGGAACTGGTCACtgcggcagtgtgtgtgttagtgtgtgtgtatgttggtgtaggctgtgtgtgtgtgtgtgtgcgcgcacatgaAGACACATCATAGTGACAGGCTAGACACAAGCACAATACAGACACGCAGCTGATAGTAGATAGCAGAAGTATTATGAACTGCAAGGCTTTCATTGAGCACAGTGGCACGGGACCATACGGAGCCGGTGATCTCCCACCGGGAGACCGGCGTACCTGATGGTGGAAGCCTGTAGGCTGTCTCCGATCTGAAGCAAGTTGTAGGTGTGCCACATGTCCTCCGCTTCTTCCGGCATCAGCGTCACCTGGCTGGCGGGACACAGCGATACCggcagagtgaggggggaggaagagtagGATCAATCGAAAATGTATCCTGGAGGGTAGCTAGTTACATCTTAGCTAACCTCAGAgaaccccacacccacacccacacggtTCAAGTAAGGCTAGGGAGGGTAACTGGATAGCGAGCTATTCATTCATCGTTTTagatctttttttgttgttgacatatCTAGGTATTTGAAAAAcagattattgtttttattatcttTATTATTGTGTTTGAGGTTTGGCTGAATAGCTGTGCCAGATGGCAATACCCAAGGCATGTGCTGgtgtggctaacttgctagctaaCCGGTCTTAAGACCCACTTACCCGGCATTGTCTTTTTCAATATCTTTATGAAGCAACTTCATTTTCTTTTTGGATTGTTGTGATCAAAACTAGTATTACTTGTCTACGCGATTAAATATTAATGACTTTAGCGTCATATTTACTATTTTCCGCGCATGTCTCAGACTATGTTTCTGCTCTAGAATGAATCGTCCAAGTCTGGTTGGTCACGTATGCGTTGCGTCACTCCAAAACACGAAACGGCCATCTTTGGTCACTTCCGTGGGCGTCACTTCATTGCGGCAGAAAAACtggatttttctctttttttaccTCTGACGAGATAAATGCCATCGAGAAGGCGAAGAAATGTGAAAATTATTAAAACTTTCAAAAGACTACAAGGAAATAAAATCATATTGCGTTGGTAGAGCAATGTTTTTGTAGTTTTGCTATACATACAAGATTAGATAGCCAGCTAAATTATATTATGTATGATATAGCCCACATTAATTATAGGAATGCGATAAAACTATTAAAATATGCCCACTGCTGATTGTTAGCTGGTTACTATCATGTTCAAAGAAAAGATAATACTTGTAGTCATTAGTTACGGCCACTTGAGACTTAGACAGAGATTCAAAATTGTGCACTTTGTTGAACCTCGGAACTGGAAGAGTTGGATTTTACAGCACAGCAGTAATATTTCATGAACGTCATATatcgcacttgttccgggagtacaacggtacttaggaatggttcgcttgaccctatgttagtttcctcaaggatcacaacgactcttgctcagagacttgttgcacttgttgctctgatttaaaattgtttgtactcgctgtgatatattgttttttaatattgttgcttgttttttttttcacaggtacacttgcacttatagcagttcatgttgtttaattttaaacttgtttaactacatgctcttatggttcttccctttggcacttactttggttgttcacaatgtgtgcttcatgttttggctactcgcaatgttttgtggctatctcgttgttatgatcagtaacCTATGCAATCATAATTGTTCAATGTCTGaataaatatgtttattgtttactATGATGATAAAGGGGTACATGCGAACATCCAATCAGAGCCAAGACCCCAGACCAATATTCAGCAAGGGGCCAATGACAGAGCGGTAAAATGTTTTCCCACATCCGCCCAACCTCGCTTTCAACCAACGCTTGAAATCTACTTTTGTCAAGGGTTGGGCGCTAGTCTGTTTAGGGAAAAGCCGAAGGCAAAAACTCGACAAATCTGTTCATTGTCTTTATGTTTTTGACTAATGTGCTTTGTTCAAGTATTTTTTGTCAAGTCTGACATAATTTCACCCCAAACTTCAAGTATTCAGTTGGTTATTTGTGGCGCAAGGTTAGCTGGCTAACGATAGCTGATTAAAACTAGCTTAGCTAACTCAGTAGCTAGTTAGGGTGGCACATTTTGGGGGGATTCTTCAAAGCAGACTGATATTTGGAAGAATATTATGGCCGAAGCCGACAAATTAAACATCGACTCCATTATTCAGCGACTTCTGGAAGGTATGATCAAACTGTTTGTTTTTACAAGATATCAAACTAACGAGCTATTTAGCTAACGTTTAGAGTCTAGTTGGgtagctgctagctagctagctacccagGGACATGGTGAATCCAGCGCTGTGGCTCAGATTAAAAGCTGTCTAGCCTCTGTCAGTATGCACTGGATTTCATGGAATGGAAGCACTTTGTCTGATACACCGATCGTTCTAAATACCGCTGCCAAACGATTATCGTCGGGCAGTAATTACTCAAGCACTTCCCCATGTCTGCTCGACGTTAGATGCccgtgtagctagctagctaaataaCGTTACGAATGCAAGCATTATCTGTGAACAACACCAGACTAGATAAGCAAACACGCCATGGAACTGTTCCAACCCAGCAAGTATCAGCGATGTTTGAGTGTCGCAACGTTAGCAACAACCAGGTCTAGCATTACTCCACATATACTGACGTTGCTTAGTATGCATTGATTTACGGCCCAATGCCTTGTCTTCAATCGTAAACTAAGATAGCACTTTTCTACATTTCCTACTATAAAGAAACGCAAACGTCATGTAAAGGTCGAGTAGGAGGTGTGGTACTAGCTGTTAGTTAACTAGACAGAAGCTAATCGGTGTTTACTCCGGAATTGCCATAGGATTAACGAGTTTGCACAATTGCTGTGTAACACCATGGGCCCCTGTCTGCCATATCCTGCATAGTTGACATGAGGCTGTTTATAATGCTTTCATCGTTAGCCAACGTCTTGACTACAGGAAAACATTCACATAGTTTACAAACATTGACCAAAGTTTGTTTAAAATGTACATCGGAATTTAAACCAGCCTTGGTGGTAAACACAGCGCGtgcttaaaggtcccatggcatggttatttaacattaatgagttcccctatcctgcctttggtcccctaGTTGCTAGAACATTTTGATAAGTATAAACCAAGCcatgggtattcttctccgcctttgagaaaatgaaagctctaaAGGTCAGCTCTGGAACCATTCCCCTTATGTCAtcataaggggaaaggttacctcccctttctctgctttgcctgcccagagaatttggccagccaatgagaaaatgagctacgatcGTGCAAGTGCCATATTGGTTTTTCCTGagacatggcttgcaaacgactgaagcatggcagttagccccgccctctcctcctcataacatttaaagctacagacacagaaacggcaagtcctgaggaaagctcattgtaggACTGcttgtagtggctgtaattctgcaccaaggctgaatttcgggaaagagacttcagatacagcaTTAGGGAACCACTAAGGCATATCTAAAAGCATCCATAAATGGAATGTTATGGGACCTTTAAGGCGTAAGGTAGCTAAGCCTTTCATTTGTAATCTGCATTAGAGCAGGAGAGAATGTGGTTGAGCGACTGCTGCAATTATGTTTTTACTCAAAGCGTGTCATTGGCCTATTTGTATCTTTTACTGTCATATTTTATCACAACATTTGTGGCAAATTTGCAATGACCCCAAACAGACATCATTCCAACAACAACTTGGCAGTGTGGTCCCAGATActgacctctcctcccctccagttaAAGGCTCCAGACCAGGGAAGAACGTCCAGCTGACGGAGAACGAGATCCGAGGTCTGTGCCTGAAGTCCAGGGAGATCTTCCTGAGCCAGCCCAtcctgctggagctggaggctCCGCTCAAGATCTGTGGTacgcctctctctacccctcctgcctctctcgccctcctgcctctctacccctactgcctctctccccctcctgcctctctcgccctcctgcctctctacccctactgcctctctccccctcctgcctctctctacccctcctgcctctctcctcctcctgcctctctccccctcctgcctctctccccctcctgcctctctccccctcctgcctctctccccctcctgcctctctccccctcctgcctctctccccctcctgcctctctccacccctcttgcctctctctacccctcctgcctctctctacccctcctgcctctctacccctcctgcctctctctactcttcctgcctctctacccctcctgcctctctagccctcctgcctctctggccctcctgcctctctacccctcctgcctctctacccctcctgcctctctacccctcctgcctctctaccccctccagcctctctctacccctccagcctctctacacctccagCCTTTCTCTACCCCTTCAGTGGTAGTGCATGGCGATGGGCATAGCTTAGTGGTTAAAGCATTTAACAGCTGATCGAGAGGTTTGAGAttgaccccctcccctccccaggtgaCGTCCATGGCCAGTACTATGACCTGCTGAGGCTGTTTGAGTACGGAGGCTTCCCCCCAGAGAGTAACTACCTGTTCCTGGGGGACTACGTGGACCGGGGGAAGCAGTCCCTGGAGACCATCTGTCTCTTGCTGGCCTACAAGGTCAAATACCCCGAGAACTTCTTCCTGCTGAGGGGGAACCACGAGTGTGCCTCCATCAACAGGATATACGGCTTCTACGACGAGTGTGAGTCCTCACACTGCTGCCTACACCAGTACACAACCGCACACTTaagcacctaaacacacacacacaaccacacaccagcacacttaagcacctaaacacacacacacaaccacacaccagcacacttaagcacctaaacacacacacatacataatcacacacgtaaacacagactcacagaaTTCATGTAAGTCCTGAAAcagtcctcacacacatacacaatgtcaCGCACTCGTATACATCCATACAGATGTCCTCATATACTCACATTTACACATTCAagtcctttcacacacacaagcactcccACACATGTGCGCATACATgaccgcacacacacgtacacatacatgAGCACTCTTATCCAAAGTATTTCTGAACATAATGTTCTGCACACGCaggatctctcctcctctctctcaccctctcacctctctctctctctctctctctctctctctctctctctctctctctctctctctctctctctctctctctctctctctctctctctctgtccccctctctctgtccccctctctctgtccccctctctctgtccccgctCTCtgtccccgctctctctcccccgcccgtAGAGGAAGTTTACTCATGCTGACACCAGACAGTGCAGAGATGAGACGTGTCATGTTACACAGTCCACTCCGTGTGTTTAGGGTCAAATCTGCTGTGAGATGGGATGTCTTTTTTCCACTCTGCAAGTGTGCCGACCTGTTCACCAAATT includes:
- the pelo gene encoding protein pelota homolog, which produces MKLLHKDIEKDNAGQVTLMPEEAEDMWHTYNLLQIGDSLQASTIRKVQTESSTGSVGSSRVRTTLTVCVETIDFDSQACQLRVKGTNLLENPYVKMGAYHTIELELNRKFTLAKKVWDSVVLDRIEQACDPSQKADVAAVVMQEGLANLVLVTPAMTLLRAKVEVTIPRKRRGSCTQHDKALERFYEAVMQGILRHINFDVVKCILVASPGFVKEQFMTFLFREAVRQDCKLLLENRPKFMMVHSSSGHKYSLKEILTDPSVTSRLSDTKAAGEVKALEDFYKMLQHEPDRAFYGLAHVEKAADALAVDTLLISDKLFRHQDVATRSRYVRLVDSVRDNGGSVRMFSSLHVSGEQLTQLSGVAAVLRFPIADLSEPEEDSSSDED